From one Anguilla rostrata isolate EN2019 chromosome 12, ASM1855537v3, whole genome shotgun sequence genomic stretch:
- the LOC135235552 gene encoding ubiquitin-conjugating enzyme E2 G1: MTEPQSALLLRRQLAELNKNPVEGFSAGLIDDNDLYRWEVLIIGPPDTLYEGGVFKAHLTFPKDYPLRPPKMKFITEIWHPNVDKSGDVCISILHEPGEDKYGYEKPEERWLPIHTVETIMISVISMLADPNGDSPANVDAAKEWREDRNGEFKRKVARCVRRSQETAFE; this comes from the exons ATGACGGAGCCACAGTCTGCACTGTTACTTAGGAGACAGCTAGCAG AACTGAATAAAAACCCCGTGGAAGGTTTCTCGGCCGGTTTAATAGATGACAATGACCTTTACCGATGGGAAGTACTAATAATTGGTCCTCCTGATACGCTTTA TGAGGGAGGAGTGTTTAAAGCACATCTCACATTCCCAAAAGATTATCCACTCCGACCCCCAAAAATGAAGTTTATTACGGAAATTTGGCACCCTAATG TTGACAAGAGTGGTGACGTATGTATTTCTATTTTGCACGAGCCCGGAGAGGATAAGTATGGCTATGAGAAGCCCGAGGAACGCTGGCTCCCTATCCATACGGTGGAGACCATCATGATTAGCGTCATTTCCATGTTAGCCGATCCTAACGGAGACTCCCCTGCTAACGTAGATGCAGCA AAAGAGTGGAGGGAAGACCGAAATGGAGAATTCAAAAGGAAAGTTGCTCGTTGTGTAAGAAGGAGCCAAGAGACTGCGTTTGAGTGA